The genome window CGCCGGCGTTCTTAGCTAATCGTCCTCGAGGCGAAAGGCAAAGAAGCTGGTTGCGGCCGCCTTGCGGCAGCGCGGCTTGCGCTCGAGGGGCGCCGATGCGAGAGCAAAGTTCTGTGAAAGGACGCCGGCGACAGGCGCCGTTGCGCGGCAGCGACTCCGCTCAGATCGCAACCCATCTGTGGACCATGGCGCAAAACTGCGTTAGGAGCGAAATTTAGCGGCTGCGTGAAGGCGGAGTCGCAGATCGACGCCTCGGCCCAGATCCGCGAACGCGCAAAGGAGCCTCCGCGCTGAGCACGGCGATTGTAGAAATTGTCCATGAGTTGGACAAGCGACTGCGGTTGCGGCTTTTGTCGAATGCGGACGATTTCACGCAGACGGAAGTTGCGCTGCGACAGCTGCCCGGCGTCGCGTCCGTGCGCGCCAATCGCGCCTGCGCATCTTTAACGCTGGCGTATGACGGAAAGCCTGAGGTCCGCGACGCCATTCTCGCGACCGCGCGCCGAACGCCATCGGCGCCCGCGGATACATGGCGGCCTCCGCCAGAGGCCAGCGCCAAGCGCGTGACTCTCGCGGCCGGCGCGATCGCCGCCGCGCTCCTCCTTCCCGCGCCGCTCGCCGCAGCGATCACTTGGCTCAATATCGCGGGCCTCCTCGCGCGCGGCGTCCTTGCGGCGTCGCGCGGCGAGCTGAAGACAGACGTTCTTGATGCGCTCGCCGTCGGCGTGCCGGCGGCGCGCCAGGAATATGTCACCGCCAGCGTGACCCGCTTCCTGCTCGCGCTGGCGGAGCATATCGAGGCCGCCACCGTCCAGCAGTCCGACGAATTGCTGCGCTCGCTCCTGCGCCGGGCGCCTGGCGACGTCTGGGTGGAAGGTCGGAACGGCGAACTCGCGCGAGTGGCTTTCATGCAGCTCAAAGGCGGTGAGCGGGTCGTCGTCGGCGCCGGCGAGACCATTCCGGTCGACGGCCAGGTGATGGCCGGCGCCGCCTATGTCGATCAGTCGTCGGTGACCGGCGAAAGCCTTCCCATACCGCGCGCGGTCGGAGATCAGGCGCTCGCGGGCGGCGTTGTCGCCGACGGACGGCTCGTGGTCCGGGCTGAGCGCGTGGGCGAAGACACCACGACGGGACGGATTTCGCGCTACATCCAGGACGCTCTCGACCGTCCGGCCGACATCCAGACTGTGTCCAGCGTCTTTGCGAATCGGCGCGTCGGCATTACGCTGGCCACAGCTGCGGTGGTGTTCGCGCTCACACGCGACTGGCGCCGGATCGAATCCGTCTTCATGGTCGACTATTCCTGCGCCGTGAAGCTCGGCACGCCGATCGCGATCAAGTCGACGATGTATCGGGCCGCGCAGGAAGGCTGTCTGGTCAAGAGCGGAACGGCGATCGAAACGCTTGCCGGGGTCGACACGGTCGTTTTCGACAAGACCGGCACGCTGACCCACAACACGCTTGAGGTCACGGACATTTGTCCGCTGGACCCCGGGATCGACGAAGAACGGGCGGCGGCCATGGTCGCCTCGCTCGGCGAGCACACGAGCCATCCCATCGCGCGCGCCGTTGTCGGGCTCGCGCAGCAGCGCCGGCTCGCCCATGTTCCGCACGAGGCCGTCAATTTTATTGTCGGCCACGGCGTGGAAGCGAATGTCGATGGACGTCGCATTCGGTTTGGCAGCCGGCATTACCTCGAAGACGACGAGCACATTTCATTCGCGAACGCCCGCAAGACCGTGCGCGCGCTTCAAGAACAGGGCAAATCGCTTCTCTATGTCGCCGCCGATGAGCGCCCGATCGCC of Methylocystis sp. SC2 contains these proteins:
- a CDS encoding heavy metal translocating P-type ATPase, which encodes MRLLSNADDFTQTEVALRQLPGVASVRANRACASLTLAYDGKPEVRDAILATARRTPSAPADTWRPPPEASAKRVTLAAGAIAAALLLPAPLAAAITWLNIAGLLARGVLAASRGELKTDVLDALAVGVPAARQEYVTASVTRFLLALAEHIEAATVQQSDELLRSLLRRAPGDVWVEGRNGELARVAFMQLKGGERVVVGAGETIPVDGQVMAGAAYVDQSSVTGESLPIPRAVGDQALAGGVVADGRLVVRAERVGEDTTTGRISRYIQDALDRPADIQTVSSVFANRRVGITLATAAVVFALTRDWRRIESVFMVDYSCAVKLGTPIAIKSTMYRAAQEGCLVKSGTAIETLAGVDTVVFDKTGTLTHNTLEVTDICPLDPGIDEERAAAMVASLGEHTSHPIARAVVGLAQQRRLAHVPHEAVNFIVGHGVEANVDGRRIRFGSRHYLEDDEHISFANARKTVRALQEQGKSLLYVAADERPIAVFALRDRLRPESVSTLAQLRALGVKRLVMITGDRQAPALALAETLGIDAVHYEQQPEDKANIIEALKKEGRRVVYIGDGVNDGPALMAADVGVSMPRAADIARASADIVLLEDRLESVATVLAVAQEAMRLIHSNFRFAVGVNSAILAAAAFGRLSPLAAATLHNGTTIAVLVRALLSGRARRSLAEKIDAIRSRSSAAGRTNNSGAPSARRRKRPPGEALRPTTRSRRMIALCWLRRCADYARSFWLQLKQ